The genomic region GGTGCCGTTGGGCGCGAACTTCATGAGATTGAGCGAGGCCAGGTTGCAGGCGGAGTCGTCGAGAAACATGTACTCGCTGCAGGGATTGCTGGCGTTGATGCGAGCGGTGTTTTTCGAGGTATGCCAGCGGTTGACGGTGGTATCGAACTGCATGCCGGGATCGCCGCAATGCCAGGTGGCGGTGGCGATCTTGCGCAGCAGGTCGCGCGCCTTGTAGGTCTGGTGGGCGGCGCCGTCGTGGACATCGTGGGTGGTGAAGTCAGCGTCGCGCTCGGCGGCAAGCATGAATTCGTCGGTGACGCGCACCGAGTTGTTGGCGTTCTGGAAAAAGATGGAGGAATACGCTTCGGAATCGGGGGTGGAGCCGTCGTAGCCGACGCGAACGAGGGCGTGGGCCTTGGCTTCTTCCTTCATCTTGCAGTCGATGAATTCGGTGATGTCGGGATGGTCGATGTTGAGGATGACCATCTTGGCGGCGCGGCGGGTCTTGCCGCCGCTCTTGATGACGCCGGCGAAGGCGTCAAAACCGCGCATGAAGCTGAGCGGGCCAGAGGCGGTGCCGCCGCCGGACAAGGGTTCGTGAGAGCCGCGCAGGGGGCTGAGATTGGTGCCGGTGCCGGAGCCCCACTTGAAGAGCATGGCCTCGGTCTTGGCCAGGGTCATGATGGACTCCATCGAGTCGTGGATGGAGTTGATGAAGCAGGCCGAGCACTGCGGGTTGCGATAGCCGGAGGGCGCGAATTCGACGTTCTGCGTCCGCGGGTTCCAGTGCCAGTTGGCGCCGTCGGCGTTGGGCTCGATGCGATCGCAGCCGACGTTGAACCAGACGGGCGAGTTAAAAGCGGCCATCTGGCGGAGCAGGATGTGGCAGAGCTCGTCGTGGAAGACGGCGGCGTCATCATTGGAGCGGAAATAGCCGCCGGTGATGCCCCAGTCGCGGATGGTTTCGGCGACGCGGGAGACGAGCTGGCGGACGCCGGTTTCGCGGTCGCTGGCGCCGAGGCGTCCGTGGAGGTATTTGCTGGCCACGATGTTGGTGGCGGTCATGGACCAGTCCTTGGGGATCTCGACGTCCTTCTGCTCGAAAATGACGTTGCCCTGAGCGTCGGTGATCTGGGCGGTGCGGAGCTCCCATTCCAAAGTATCGTAGGGGGATATATCCGGTTGGGTAAAATAGCGGCGGAAGGAGAGGCCGGGAGCTTTCCTGGTCTTCGCGGTGATGCTGGTAGCCGTGGTGGTGGTAGTTTTTTCGGTGACGTCAGCCATGGTGGATCTCCTTCGGAAATTCAGTAATCAGTGGCCAGTGGCTAGTTGGTCAGTCCAACAATTTCTCTAAAATCCTGCCGGCAGGGCGGGCGCGACCGATGCCGAAGTCCGGGAGGTTTCTCTCCCAACGACGCTATGTGAGATGCGACAGTATGCCTGTATGTTGTGCCTGTCAAGACCCTAGCACAATATATTGTAGTTTTTCTTTGGGTCCGGCGCAAGCGGAGGCAGGAATAGGAGTTGACGAGAGTCGGGGGTCGGGGGTCCATAGTCGATGGCAAAAGCCGCGGACAATGGCTGGAGCCCAGGCTGGATGTCATGCGATAAGAGAGAAATCTAGGGCGATTTGCGGCCGAGAACAAGGCAGAAGAGTGGTGCATTGGGGGTGCATCCGGCGAGGCAGGCGGAGAGCGATTTGGGACGCGTTTTGCGGGGAATTTCCACAGGATGGTGGCCAGTGGTCAGTGCAGGCGGCCAGTCGAGTAGAATGCACGGCGGATTCGGGAGCGGGAAGATATTTTTTTGATGGCCGATTGTTTTCGATTCAAGAGGTACCTCAGCGGCTAAAGCCGCACCATTGGAATATCCGTGAACAGCAGGGCTGAAGCCCTGCTCCACCCGGCGTGGAGGAGTTAGAGTGCCGGTGTGGAGGAATTATGAGCCGGTGTGGAGGAATTATGAGGCGGTCGCGTACGGTTGTGGTGGTGGTGCTGGTGGGGATGCTGATGGCGTGTGGACCGAAGAAGCCGTTTGCGCAGACTCAGCTCTCAGCTATTAGCTCTGAGCTCTTGGCTAATGCTGGTACTGCACAGGCGGGGGACCCGGCTTCAGGCTCCAGGCTGCAGGCGGCAGGAACGACGGTGTTGCGATGCGGGAGCTTACTGGATCCGAAGAGCGGGCAGGTGCGGCGCGATGTCGAGATTGTGGTGGTTGGGCACAAGGTTGAAACGGTTGGGGCATTCGGTGCGGGTACGCGGGCGGGGGCACCCGCGCCACAAATGATTGATCTCGGCGGGATGACTTGCCTGCCGGGGCTGATTGATACGCACACGCATGTGCTGCTGCAGGGGGACATCACGGCGGAAGATTACGACGCGCAGTTGTTGAAGCAGTCGAACCCGTACCGGGCGATTGTGGGGGCGGTGACGGCGGGGAAAGCGCTGAACTACGGGTTCACCACGCTTCGCGACCTGGAAACCGAGGGCGCGGGATACGCGGACGTGGACATCAAGAAGGCGATCAACAACGGCATCATCGCGGGTCCACGGATGCAGGTGGCGACGCGGGCGCTGAACGTGACCGGGGCGTATCCGCTGCAAGGCTACAACTGGGAGATCCAGGTTCCGCATGGGGTGCAGTTCTGCGATGGAGCGGACGATTGCCGCAAGGCGGTGCGGGAGCAGATATCGCACGGGGCGGATTGGATCAAGGTGTACAGCGACCGTTCGTATTACATCGACGGCCCGGCGCTGAAAGACGTGCCGACGTTCACCATGGAAGAGTTGCGTGCGATCGTGGACGAGGCGCATCGGCAACGGCGTAAAGTGGCCTCGCACGCGACGGCGATGTTTGGCGTGCACAACTCGGTGGAGGCGGGAGTGGATTCAATCGAGCACGGGGACTACATCGCGCCGGAAGACCTGAAGACCATGGCGGCGAAGGGGATCTGGTACGTGCCGACGCTGTACGTGGGCGAGTACGTGGCCGAAGGGCGTGCGAAGGCGGGCGCGCCGGTATGGCTGGACATGGTCAAGATATCAGAGGAGACGTTCCGCAGGGCGATGCAGGCGGGAGTAAAGATCGCGTTCGGCACGGATGCGGGCGGGTTCGACTGGAACATCAATCCGGCAAAAGAGTTCGCGCTGCGGGTAAAGTGCGGGCAAACGGCGGCGCAGGCGATAAGGTCGGCAACGTCGGATGCAGCGGCGTTGCTGGGAATGGCGGATGTGGGGACGATTGAGCCGGGCAAGCTGGCGGACATTGTGGCGGTCGCGGGGGATCCGCTGGCGGATGTCACGGTGCTGGAGAAGATCAGCTTCGTGATGAAGGATGGGGTGGTGGTGGCGAAGAAGTAGTTAGTAGTTGGTATTTAGGGTAGTTCGGTGGCAGCCCGAACGGTGGCCTGCAGCTCCCAATTTCTTGTTTACCTGCGAGAGATTCATCACAAGAACCTGGAACTGCCTGGTGACAAAATGGAACCAGGGCGGTCTAAGCCAACGTATGTAGTGGGGAGTGTACGTGTGCCCGGGAAAGTTCTAGGACGGGTGACGGCGTGACGCGGAAAGCCCTTGTATACTGAAGTTTTGCCATTTCAGCCACCAACCTTCAAGTCAGACCAAGGAGATTCCTTATGAAAAACGCAGGCCGAGCGGGGCGGTTCGCTCTGGCAATCGTCATGTTCGTGGTCTTGTGCGCGCCGGTGTGGGGCCAGGGAAATACCCATCCTGTCCCGCCAAAACCGGGACCGACAAGGGCAGTGCCGCCACGGGCGGCAAGCGAGAGTGTCCCGACCATCAAGTTTGAAAAGTACAAGCTGGCGAACGGGCTGGAGGTGATCCTGAGCGAAGATCACCGGCTGCCGCTGGTGGCCGTGGACTTGTGGTATCACGTCGGGCCGGCAAACGAGCGGCCGGGGCTGACCGGCTTCGCGCACCTGTTCGAACACATGATGTTCCAGGGATCGAAGCACGTGGCGAACTTCGACAAGGTGATCGAAGGCATCGGGGCGACGCAGACCAATGGCACCACCGATTTCGATCGCACCAATTATTTCGAGACGGTGCCGTCGGAGCAGTTGGAGACGGCGCTGTGGGTCGAGAGCGACCGCATGGGGTGGCTGCTGGATGGCCTGAACGAAAAGAAGCTGAAGAACCAGCGGGACGTAGTGCGCAATGAGCGGCGGCAGAGCCTGGAAGGTCAGCCGTACGGGCTGGTCGAGGAGGGACTGTTCCACCTGGTGTATCCGAAGACGCACCCGTATTACGCGGAGGTGATCGGATCCCATGCGGACGTGGAGGCAGCGGACCTGAAGGACGTGCGCGAGTTTTTCAAGACGTACTACGCGCCGAACAATGCGACGATCGCGATCGTGGGCGACTTCGATACCAAGACAGTGAAGGCGCTGACGGAAGAATATTTTGGGCCGGTGCCGGCAGGACCTCCGGTACCGAAGATTGAGGCGGTGACGCCGCCGATCACGCAGGAACGACGGGCGACGATCACCGACAAGGTGCAGTTGCCGCGGGTGTACATCGCATGGCTGACGCCAGCATACTTCAAGCCGGGCGATGCGGATGCAGACCTGCTGGCCAGCATTCTGGGGGGAGGAAAGTCGAGCCGGCTGTACAAGAAGCTGGTGTACGAAAAGCAGATCGCGCAGGATGTGCGGGCGGGAGAGAACTCGATGATGCTGGGGTCGTTGTTCCAGATTACGGCGACGGCCAAGCCCGGGGTGAAGCCGGAGGAGCTAGAGAAGGCGATCGAGGCAGAGCTGGCGGCGGTGCAGAAGGACGGCGTCACGCAGGCCGAGGTGGAGCGGGCGAGAAATACGATCGAGACGCGCACCATCCAGGGTCTGCAACGGCTGGGCGGGTTCGGAGGAAAAGCCGACTTGCTGAACCAGTACAACCACTACACGGGCGATCCGGGATATCTGCCGAAGGACCTGGCGCGATATAACAATGCGACAACGGCGTCGGTGCAGAAGCTGGCCCAGACGCTGACGGCGAGTTCGCGCGCGGTGGTGTACGGCGTGCCGGGAGAGAAGGTAGTGGAGGACGTGGCGCAGCGGCCGGAGCCGCCGGCGGCAGCGGTGGCGGAGAAGATGCCGGGCGGGCCGGGCGGCGATGAGTGGCGCAACACGCAGCCGAAACCGGGAAAGAGGTCGGCGCTGCAGTTGCCGGTGCCGGAGGAATTCAAGCTGCCCAACGGGATGCAGGTGTACCTGGTGGAACAGCACGAGTTGCCGGTGCTGACGGCGCAGTTGACGGCGCTGCGCGGGAGCGAGGCAAATCCGGCGGACCGGGCAGGCTTGGCGTCATTTACGGCGCAGATGATGAACGAAGGCACGGAAAAGCGGACGTCGCCGCAACTGGCGGATGACATCGCGCAGATCGGGGCGTCGCTGAACGCGGGATCGTCGGCGGACGCGAGCACGATCACCGGCAGCGGGCTGACCAAGAATGCGAACCAGTTGTTCGATCTGCTGTCGGACGTGGCGTTGCACCCGGCGTTCCGCGAAGAAGAAATTGAGCGAGTGCGGAAACGCCGGCTGACCACGCTACTGCAGCAGAACGACAACCCCGGCATCCTGGCCAACCGGGTGTTGGCGCACGAGGTGTACGGCGACAAGAGCCCGTACGGGTACCTGGAGACGGGAACGCCGGAATCCACCCAGGCAACCACCCGCGAGGACATGGTGAAGTTCTACAACGGCGGGTTCGCACCGGCGAACTGCGCGCTGGTGGTGGCGGGCGACGTCACCGAGCTGCAACTGAAGAGGCTGGCGATGACGTACTTCGGTTGGTGGACGGGACAGGGGTCGGTGTCGAAGCCGCCGATGGCCGGGAACACGCTGACGCGGCGGGTGGTGATTGTGGACAAGCCGAATGCGCCGCAAAGCGCGCTGCGCATCGGGCAAGTCGGGCTGCAGCGCAGGCATCCCGACTTCGTGCCGGTGACGGTGATGAACGACATTCTGGGAGGAATGTTCTCCAGCCGGATCAACATGAACTTGCGCGAGGTGCATGGATACACGTACGGAGCGTTTACGTCGTTCCAGTTCCGTCGGGGCGCCGGGCCGTTTGTAGTGGGAAGCATGATCCGGACGGACGTGACGGCGCCAGCAGTGAAGGAGGTGTTTGCCGAACTGGAGCGCATGCGGACGACGGAAGTGTCGCCCGACGAGCTATCGGCGGCCAAGGAGACGTTTGAGCGTGGGCTGACGGCGGATTTCGAGACCACCACCCGGACGGCGGGAACGATGTCGAACTTGTTCGTCTATGACCTGCCGCCGGATTACTACCGCACGCTGCCGGCGAAGATCGGGGCAGTGAGCGCGACGGAAGTGCAGCGAATGGCGGAGAGGTACCTTGTGCCGAACAAGATGGTGATTGTGATTGCCGGAGACCGCGCCAAAGTCGAGCCCGAGCTGAAGAAGCTGGAAATGGGCACGGTGGAAGCGCAGGACGTGGAAGGCAAGCCGATCATGGAGAAGAAGGCGGCGGGAGGACAGCAGTAGTCTGTGGTCTCTAGTCTCTAGTGTGGTGAATCGAAAATGTGTTTCCCGATTCTTGAGGCGCGTTGCGTAGTGGAAGAGATCGCCTCAGCGGCTAAAGCCGCAGTTTTGCGGGCCCTTACGGCTCGGCTGAAGCCGAGCCCCTTCAAGACAAGGAAATATTTAGGCAACGTTTTGAGACAGGACACTAGTTTCTGGTTTCTGGAATGACAAAGCTCGGCTGGAAGCAGCCGGGCTTTTTGATTTGCAACGAAATAATTAGGCAGTAAGAACGCAACAGAGACCCGCTTGCCGGGATGACGATTTCCACTTTGGCGGCGTAGGATGTAGCGCGCGGGGTGCGTGGGAACCAATTTTGGATATCAGCAAGGAGAGTGCCCATGAACGAGTTCAGGATGCGAAGGAGACGATGGCTGCAAATGGGAGGAGCGGCGGCAATCGCGTCGCTGCTCCCGCGACGCGTATTTTCCAGCGACAACAGCGGGTGCGCGCCGCCGATTCCGAAGGGCGGACCGGCCAATGGCGGCCCGTGTCCGTATCCGATCCCATGGCTGGACAAGAACGGCAATCACAATCAAGCGGCGAATCCGGAGGTCGAACTGTCGAACATCTTTCATTTCAAAGGCAAGCTGGCGCGCTGCGCCGGGTTCACGGGAATGGGTACCGACAATAAGGGCAACCGGCTGGCATTCGGAACGCCGACCACGGATTACAGCTACATGGCGGGCGAGTATTGGGCGGCGCGGAAGGCACAGCAGGGCGTGTTCTCGCACATATGACTGACGCTATTCAAGGGGCCGGCGGCCCCTCCGAACCAGATCCACGATTTCCATCCACCGATTTCTCCGGAAGGCATGTACTGGGTGGCGCCGGTGCCGGATGGGGCGCTGACGTTTAGCGCCGACGGCAAGACGGCGACCCTAGTGATGAAGAACGTGCCCGTCGTAGACCAGCCCAAGTGGCCGGCAATGGATGCCGAGGCCACGCCCGCGTTTATGGATTACAAGCTGCAATTCAAAGCTGGAAGCGAACCGGTGAAATATGAAGACGCAACCCGCATGTACCGGTTCGCCGGATTCAAGGCGAGTGCACAGTTGGAGGCAACGGTGCGGGTGCCGTCCATCGGGTTTGAATGGAAATCGGATCCGCTGGAGACCTCCAAGGCCGATTTCGCGGTGATGGGCGAAGAGGTGAATGGGAAGTACTACAGCTCTTAGCTTTTAGCCAACTAAAACCAGCTCAGGCTGACGCCTGCAAGCAGCGCTCAGCGAGAAGCCAGCGAAAAAGCCCGGCCAGAGGCGGCCGGGCTTTTTCTTCCCCACAGAAAAATCGGTTGTTAGTTGTCGGCACGACTGAAGTCGCGCCCTGATACGATTACCGGCCTTGCTTGAGGCGGCGGTTGATTTCGTCCCAGTTGACGACGTTCCACCAGGCCTTGAGGTAGTCGGCGCGGCGGTTCTGATACTTCAGATAGTAGGCGTGCTCCCAGACGTCGTTGCCCATGACCGGGTAATTGCCGTCAATGTACGGGCTGTCCTGGTTGGCGGTGCTGACCAGCTCGAATTTGCCGGCGCTGGTGTGGACCAGCCAAGTCCAGCCGCTGCCGAAGCGCTTGAGGCCGTTGTCGTTGAACTTTTCCTTGAACTGGTCGAAGCCGCCGAACTGGTTGATGACCTGGGCGATCTCGCCGGTGGGGGTGCCGCCCCCCTTGGGACTCATGATGTTCCAGAACATGCCGTGGTTGGCGTGGCCGCCGCCGTTGTTGCGGACCGCGGTGCGGATGTCCTCGGGAATGGAGTTGAGGCCGCGCAGCAAGTCTTCGACCGACTTGGACTTCAGGTCGGGATGCTTGTCAAGGGCGGCGTTCAAATTGGTGACGTACGCGCCATGGTGCTTGTCGTGGTGAATCTGCATGGTCTGCGCGTCAATGTGGGGCTCCAGCGCAGCGAAGTCGTAAGGGAGAGCGGGGAGTGCGTGAGCAGTCTGCTCTGCGACGGGATTAGGCACATTTCTTAAAGCCATGTTTCGTCCTCCAACCAGATTTGAGATGCGCGGGATGGGGCGGGGATGGAAAAAAAGTTTGGGGGGAGGGGGCCGAGGGCATTGCCGATTGAAGATTGGGTGGAGAACAAAGTGGGCTGAAATTGCGCACCCGCGAGGGCAACAACAGACTGGTTCAATCGTCGTCTTTGGCGGGGCGGGGACGATCGGGGAAGACGGTGTGTTTGGGGGCGGGCATGGGTCGATTGCCCTTGGCGTCGCGCCAGAGGATGCGGTTGAGGGTGGCGGAATCGGCAGCGTCGGCGTGGAACAAATCCATTTTCAGCGACGCGGCGGCACCCGGGCCGCTGGGTGGATTGGCTTCGTAGATCAGGCCGTTGTCACGGTTGCGGTAGTCGGCGGTGAAGGGCGGCTGGCTCCCATCGCCGGAAAACAGCGGCGCCATGATGGGGGCGTGGGCGTCATTGTTGTTCATCGGCGGCAGGCCGAGCAGGACCTCGAGAGTGTGGATCATGCTGACGGTGGTGTAGAAGCGGTGGTCGAGGAAGATTTCGAACGGGTTTTGGATCAAGCCGCCAAATCGATCTTGCTTTCCGATCTTCACGACATTTTTCCGCGGTGTTTTCGGCGCGTATTTGCTGATGACGAGCGCGATGGAGCGGTGGGCATCAACGTGGTCGGCACCGTCCTGGGCGTCGTCTTCGAGAACGAGGATGGCGGTATCGTCCCAGTAGGAGCTGTGGGAGACGGCTTCGACAACGCGGCCGAGGGCGAGGTCATTGTCGGCAACGCAGGCAGCGGGGCGGCAGAGGCCGGGCTTCTTGGCGGCGGTATGGTCCTGCGGAAGGCGCAGAACGACGAGGTTGGGCAGGGTGTCCTTGCCGGCTTGGCGGTCCCCGACAAATTGTGAAAACTCGC from Terriglobia bacterium harbors:
- a CDS encoding amidohydrolase family protein; the protein is MRRSRTVVVVVLVGMLMACGPKKPFAQTQLSAISSELLANAGTAQAGDPASGSRLQAAGTTVLRCGSLLDPKSGQVRRDVEIVVVGHKVETVGAFGAGTRAGAPAPQMIDLGGMTCLPGLIDTHTHVLLQGDITAEDYDAQLLKQSNPYRAIVGAVTAGKALNYGFTTLRDLETEGAGYADVDIKKAINNGIIAGPRMQVATRALNVTGAYPLQGYNWEIQVPHGVQFCDGADDCRKAVREQISHGADWIKVYSDRSYYIDGPALKDVPTFTMEELRAIVDEAHRQRRKVASHATAMFGVHNSVEAGVDSIEHGDYIAPEDLKTMAAKGIWYVPTLYVGEYVAEGRAKAGAPVWLDMVKISEETFRRAMQAGVKIAFGTDAGGFDWNINPAKEFALRVKCGQTAAQAIRSATSDAAALLGMADVGTIEPGKLADIVAVAGDPLADVTVLEKISFVMKDGVVVAKK
- a CDS encoding insulinase family protein → MKNAGRAGRFALAIVMFVVLCAPVWGQGNTHPVPPKPGPTRAVPPRAASESVPTIKFEKYKLANGLEVILSEDHRLPLVAVDLWYHVGPANERPGLTGFAHLFEHMMFQGSKHVANFDKVIEGIGATQTNGTTDFDRTNYFETVPSEQLETALWVESDRMGWLLDGLNEKKLKNQRDVVRNERRQSLEGQPYGLVEEGLFHLVYPKTHPYYAEVIGSHADVEAADLKDVREFFKTYYAPNNATIAIVGDFDTKTVKALTEEYFGPVPAGPPVPKIEAVTPPITQERRATITDKVQLPRVYIAWLTPAYFKPGDADADLLASILGGGKSSRLYKKLVYEKQIAQDVRAGENSMMLGSLFQITATAKPGVKPEELEKAIEAELAAVQKDGVTQAEVERARNTIETRTIQGLQRLGGFGGKADLLNQYNHYTGDPGYLPKDLARYNNATTASVQKLAQTLTASSRAVVYGVPGEKVVEDVAQRPEPPAAAVAEKMPGGPGGDEWRNTQPKPGKRSALQLPVPEEFKLPNGMQVYLVEQHELPVLTAQLTALRGSEANPADRAGLASFTAQMMNEGTEKRTSPQLADDIAQIGASLNAGSSADASTITGSGLTKNANQLFDLLSDVALHPAFREEEIERVRKRRLTTLLQQNDNPGILANRVLAHEVYGDKSPYGYLETGTPESTQATTREDMVKFYNGGFAPANCALVVAGDVTELQLKRLAMTYFGWWTGQGSVSKPPMAGNTLTRRVVIVDKPNAPQSALRIGQVGLQRRHPDFVPVTVMNDILGGMFSSRINMNLREVHGYTYGAFTSFQFRRGAGPFVVGSMIRTDVTAPAVKEVFAELERMRTTEVSPDELSAAKETFERGLTADFETTTRTAGTMSNLFVYDLPPDYYRTLPAKIGAVSATEVQRMAERYLVPNKMVIVIAGDRAKVEPELKKLEMGTVEAQDVEGKPIMEKKAAGGQQ
- a CDS encoding superoxide dismutase, yielding MALRNVPNPVAEQTAHALPALPYDFAALEPHIDAQTMQIHHDKHHGAYVTNLNAALDKHPDLKSKSVEDLLRGLNSIPEDIRTAVRNNGGGHANHGMFWNIMSPKGGGTPTGEIAQVINQFGGFDQFKEKFNDNGLKRFGSGWTWLVHTSAGKFELVSTANQDSPYIDGNYPVMGNDVWEHAYYLKYQNRRADYLKAWWNVVNWDEINRRLKQGR